The Streptomyces europaeiscabiei genome window below encodes:
- a CDS encoding metal-dependent hydrolase — MMGPAHSLSGAAAWLGVGAAAAAAGHTMPWPVLLVGALICAGAALAPDLDHKAATISRSFGPLSRWVCEIVDKLSYAVYKATKKQGDPRRSGGHRTLTHTWLWAALLGAGASAIAITGGRWAVLAILFVHMVLAIEGLLWRAARGSSSDVLVWLLAATSAWILAGVLDKPGNGADWLFTQPGQEYLWLGLPIVLGALVHDIGDSLTVSGCPVLWPIPIGRKRWYPIGPPKAMRFRAGSWVELRVLMPVFMVLGGVGAAAALNFI, encoded by the coding sequence ATGATGGGACCAGCACACTCACTGTCGGGAGCCGCGGCCTGGCTCGGCGTAGGGGCGGCAGCGGCCGCCGCCGGGCACACGATGCCCTGGCCGGTCCTCCTGGTCGGTGCGCTGATCTGCGCGGGTGCCGCGCTCGCCCCGGACCTGGACCACAAGGCGGCCACGATCTCGCGCTCCTTCGGTCCCCTGTCACGCTGGGTGTGCGAGATCGTCGACAAGCTCTCGTACGCCGTCTACAAGGCGACGAAGAAGCAGGGCGACCCGCGCCGCTCGGGCGGGCATCGCACGCTCACGCACACCTGGCTGTGGGCTGCACTGCTCGGCGCCGGGGCCTCCGCCATCGCCATCACGGGCGGACGCTGGGCGGTGCTGGCCATCCTCTTCGTGCACATGGTGCTGGCCATCGAGGGTCTGCTGTGGCGGGCGGCCCGTGGCTCGAGCAGCGATGTGCTGGTGTGGCTGCTGGCCGCGACCAGTGCCTGGATCCTCGCGGGTGTCCTGGACAAGCCGGGCAATGGGGCGGACTGGCTGTTCACACAGCCGGGCCAGGAGTATCTGTGGCTCGGGCTGCCGATCGTGCTCGGCGCCCTGGTGCACGACATCGGGGACTCGCTGACCGTGTCGGGCTGCCCGGTCCTGTGGCCCATACCGATCGGGCGCAAGCGCTGGTACCCCATCGGCCCGCCGAAGGCCATGCGGTTCCGGGCCGGCAGCTGGGTGGAGCTGCGGGTGCTGATGCCGGTGTTCATGGTGCTCGGGGGAGTGGGCGCGGCGGCAGCGCTGAACTTCATCTGA